GTGCAGGAACTCCTTCGCCTCGGCGGTCTTCCCGCGCACCTCGTGACGTCGCCAGTAACGACGGAACTCGACGGCCGCGTGCAGCTCCTCGACGAGGCGGCCGATCTCGGAGTCCGTGCCGTTCCCGGCGACGGCGGTGCGCAGGTTGGCGGCGCAGGCCTCCGCAGCGCGATGCCAGTCCACGAAGAAGGTCGGTGCGACCGGGTCGAGGAAGGTCATCCGCACGAGGTTGTCGAAGGCCCGGAAGGGGCTGTACAGCGCCTCGGCGAGGCGATTGGCGGCCAGGACGTCCAGCCGTTCGTTCAGGATCATCGCCGGGGTGTGCGGCCAGGAGTCCAGCAGCGCCCGCAGTTCCGACGACGCCGTCGCGACGCTCCCGGCGGGCGCGGCGTGGAACGGGACGTCGGCGAGCCGGAACAGGTGCTCCCGGCCGTGCACGTCGAGCCGCAGCACGCGGGCCAGCGCGTTGAGCACCCCGGCGGAGGGGTTGCGCTCGCGGCCCTGTTCGAGCCGCGCGTAGTAGTCCACGCTGACCCCGGCCATCGCGGCCAGCTCCTCACGCCGCAGGCCCGCGACCCGACGCCGCCCGGTCTCGGCCACGATGCCGACGTCCTGCGGGGTCACCGCGGCCCGGCGGGCACTGAGGTAGGCGCCCAGGTCGCCGCGCTTCGTCATGCGCACCACGGTAGGCCGCAGGCGCTCGACCTATCCAGGCCGTGTCACTCCTGGTCAGGAGACGACCTTCCTCCCCGCCCCTCCGGAGCTGACGATCGAGGTCGTACCACGCGGACGACGACACGAAGAGGACTTTCGATGCAGGCATCGGATTACTGCGGGCTCTGGGTGACCGAGGACGGGCGCATCCGCCACCGGCTGCTGCCGACCGGTCGCTACGACGAGGCCAGGGACCAGAACGAGCACGCCTACCAGGGTGACTACCGGATCGACGGCGATCACATCGACTACCGGGACGACACCGGATTCAGCGCCGACGGCGACTTCGTCGACGGCGTCCTGCATCACGCCGGGATGATCCTGTACCGCAGGCCCGACTTCTCCCCCGCCGCCGGGGAGGAGATCGAGCTGGCCCGCAGGCAGGGACCGCACCGGCCGCTGCTGTTCACGGGCGCGCGGCTCCTGACCGGGGACCCGCTCATCGGCGACGTCGAGCGCGGCGACGTGCTCCTGGCCGGGCAGACGATCGCGGGCATCGGTCCCGGCCTGCTCACCGCCGCCGACGACGACGGCGCCATCGTCGTGGACTGCCGGGACACCGTCATCATCCCCGCCGTCGTCGACCTCCTCGCGCTGCACTCGCTGCGCACGGAGCGAGCCGACGCGGTCGGGACGCTGGTGCCCGGCGCCGAGGCGAGCTTCCTCGTCCTCCGGGAATCCGACGTCGCGACTATCGCGGCGGGGCTGGCCCGGCAGTTCGCGGATTCGACGGTCCTCGGCGCGGTCGTCAGCCGAGGCGAGGTCGTCCACTGGGGCTCTCGCCCGCGCCCCGACGATCGTCCGTCCGTGTCTGCCGAGGTCCTCGCCGGGCAGACCGACGAGCGCCGGGTCGGCACCTGGATCGACGAGACCGGCTTCCTGCATCAGCACCTCGGCTCCGACGGCCGGTACGACGAGACCCGTGGCGGACGGCCGCACGCGTTCCAGGGGCGTTACTGGATCGACGGCGACCGGATCGACTACCTCGACGACCTGGGGTTCTGGGCCTACGGCGACTTCGTCGACGACGTGCTGCACCACGCGGGCTACACCCTGCGACGCCGCCCCTGACCCCGTCTCCTCCCCACCGACGAGAGAGCGACCACACCATGCCGACACCACTGCCGGACCTCGGCAGCCCCGGCCCCACCACGTTCCTGTTCACCGGCGGCACCATCGTCACCGGCTCTCCCACGATCCCCGACCTCGAGTCCGGCGACGTCCTGGTCGGCGACGGCCTGATCCTCGCGGTCGGCCCGGACCTGCGCAGCTCGCCAGAGTTCGCCGACCGGATCGCCGAGGCCGTCGTCATCGACACGCGCGGCCGCATCCTCGCGCCCGGCTTCGTCGACACCCATCGACACGCGTGGCAGTCACAGCTGCGACGCAGCATCCCGGACGTCGGCGACCTCGTCTCCTACGTCACCAGCACCCTCGGCGGCGCGGCCCCCGCGTACACGCCGGAGGACATGCTGATCGGCACCCGGCTGGCGGCGCTCGCGGCGATCGACGCGGGCATCACCACGATGCTCGACTTCTCCCACAACGCCCGCAGCGCCGCGCACACCGACGCCGCCGTCACCGCGTTGATCGACACGGGGATCCGAGGCGTGCACGCCTCGATGGCGCCGCACTTCGGCGACTGGGACCGGCAGTGGCCCGCCGACCTCGGCCGAGTCGTGTCGCGATACCAGGGTGCGGAGAGCGGACGCATCACCGTGCAGCTCGCCGCGCTGGCCACCGACGAGATCGCGGGCGAGCACCTCGCCTACGGTCCGCACCTCGCCTCGGTCGCCGAGTCCCTGGACATCGGCGTCAGCATCGACGCCGTCTTCGGCGCCTCGTCCTCGCGGGCCCTCCTCGACTGGGCACGGCGGGGCATCCTGCACTCGAAGGTCATGCTCATCCATGCCACCGGCCTGACCGACGAGGCGTGGCGGGCGGTGGGCGACACGGGGGCGACCGTCGCGCTGGCCCCGACCTCGGAGCCGCAGATCGGCCTCGAATCGGGAGTGCCCGCGATCGACGAGGCCCTCGCCGTCGGAGTCCGTCCCGGCCTCAGCATCGACGTCGAGGTGGCGCTGGCGGGCGACATGTTCACGCAGATGCGGGCGCTGCTGGCCGTCCAGCGGATGCGGGCGGTCGAGAACTCCCCCGACCGCGCGAACCCCTCGGCGCGCATCACCACCCGCGACGTCCTCGACTTCGCGACGCTGCACGGTGCCCACACGCTGGGGCTCGCCGATCGCACCGGGTCCGTCGAGGCGGGCAAGCGGGCGGACCTGATCCTGGTGAACGCCGAGTCGATCGCGACCATGCCGCTCAACGACGCCGTCGGGACCCTGGTCCTGGGGGCGAGTCCCGCCGACGTCGATGCCGTGCTCGTCGACGGCGTGCCGCGAAAGTGGGCGGGCTCGCTCGTCGGGGTCGACGTCGACGCCGTGCGGGACGAGGTCACGGCGTCCAGGGACGCGATCCTGCGGCGTATCGGCGCGGCGGCGGAGCGGCAGGCCGGGCGCGGCTGATCCGCCCGGGCGCTGCGGGGATCCGATGACGCGATCATCGGAGCCGGTGTCGCAGGCCCGGCGGCACCGGCCCGACGGCGCTGCGGGAGACGGCACGGTGGGAGACCGCGCTCCGAAGGCGACGGCGTGCTCGGCCGGGACCGCGCGGGCAGGCGAGCGGACGGCGCGGGAGGACCACGCTCCGCTGCCGCTCCGGGCAGGCGAGTCCGGTCCGGACGCCGCACGGACGACGAGTCGCCGATCGTCCCGCGTCCCGCGTCCCGCACCGACGGTGAGCCGACGAACTCGGCGCAATCGGTCCGCGAGGAAATACGGGGCCGGTCCGTGCGGAATAGATCACGTCGGTCTCGAATCGGGAATTTCCCCTGAGTTCAGAACGTCTCATCCTGGCGTCCCCGTAGTCGCGTCACCGCATTCCTGGAGAGCATTCTCGTGACCAACGCAGCAGACTTCGCCAAGATGAACGAGGGCGTCATCAAGGAGTTCCGAGAGAACGAAGGACAGGTCGGCGGCATGTTCGCAGGCTCACCGCTGGCCCTCGTGCACCACTTCGGTGCCAAGTCCGGCACCGAGCGCATCGCGCCCCTCGTCTACCTCGACGACGACGGCCGCATCTTCATCTTCGCGAGCAAGGGCGGCGACCCGAAGCACCCCGACTGGTACCACAACCTCGTCGCCACTCCGAGGACGACCGTGGAGATCGGCAACGAGACGATCGAGGTGACCGCCACGGTCATCACCGGCGAAGAGCGCGACGTGATCTACGCGAAGCAGTGCGCGGTGGCCCCGCAGTTCACCGATTACCAGAACAAGACCACCCGCGTCATCCCCGTCGTGGAGCTGGTCCGCACCTCGGGCTGAGGACGCACCGACGACGGGGCCGGGCGGGCGGCGCCAGCCGGGCGAACGGGTTCGGACCGCCCGGCGGAGCATCGGTGCCGACGGATCCCCCGGCGACGACACGCCGGGCGTCGGTCCGGGTGTCGAATGCCGGTGCCGTCCCCGATCCCGGCCGGGTCCGGCGCCCGCGTCAACCGAAAGTGTCGGAAGAGCGGAACACCGTCGGCGCCGGGGCCGAACGGGATTCCCCCGTCGATTCCCGATCGGAGTCGTCGGAATTCTTCTCGGACACCGCCGTCGGCCCTTCGGGGCAGGCCGGTGGTGAGCACGGCCCGCCCCGGCCCGGCATCTCCGGGAGCCCCGACGACGGTGCGGCGCGGCCGCCTCGGGCGGCCGCCGACGGCCTGGCCGACACGGCGGTCGGCGGACCCCGACACACCACGGCCGACGACCGGCGGGGCGGCCTCGCCCGCATCCGATGGGCTGTCTGTCGCGGCGGTCGTCGTCGGTTGTTGTGGATTAACTTCGATGAGCACTGAAACAACGGAGGCCGGTGACTGCAACCACCGACGCGTCAGGCGCCGTGGAGCCCGCCGGACCCCGGCGCCGCACCCCCGAGATCGATGCGTAACGAGAGCTCCGATCAACGACGCCCGATCGGCCGAGGGCACGGCCCCAACTAACCGCACGGCCGTTCGTGCTAATTTGCACCAGCCGTCCTGATCGAGGAGTACCGAGGAGGAGTACCGGGCATGGCCGTCGTTCAGTCAGTCGCCAGCGTCACCCTCAACAGCCTGTCCCGCGTCTCGGCCGCACTGGCGGGCAGGGGCGCTTACCGGCTGATGCACATGCCCTTCGCCCGCAGCTCCCCTCGGCAGGCCGAACGCGAGCGGATGGGCACGGCCCACATCGAGCGGATGCGCGTCGGCGCCGCGTCCGTGGTCACCTACCGCTGGGGCAGCGGCGAACGTCCCGTGCTGCTCGTGCACGGCTGGCAGTCGCGCGGTTCGCGGCTCACCGATCTCGTTCCGGGGCTGCTCGACCAGGGCCACAGCGTCATCACCTTCGACGCGCCCGGCCACGGCGACTCGACCGGCCGCAGCGTCACCATCCTGGACTACCGCGAGATCATCACCCGGCTCCAGGACCGGTACGGCGTCTTCGAGGCCATCGTGGCCCACTCGATGGGCGTCCTCGGATCGTTCGACCCGCTGAGCCGAGGCGTCCAGACGCGACGGTTCGTGAGCATCAGCGGCGTCTGCGACTTCACCCATCTGGTCGAGGAGTTCTGCTCGACCCTGCGGCTGCGTGCGCAGGTGCAGGAGCAGATGTACCGCCTGGTCGGCGCGCGGCTCTTCCCCGACCTGCCCGCCGACCGGATGCCCTTCTCTGTCACGCACGCCGCCGACATCGTCTCGATGCCGGTCCTGGTCATCCACGACGAGCAGGACGACCTGGTCGAGCACGGACACGGCCTGCGCATCGCCGCCGCCCTGGGCGATCGGGCCCGGCTCGTCACCACGAACGGACTGGGCCATCGACGCATCCTCGGCGACGGCGAGGTCATCCGCACCGTGCTGGACTTCGTGAACGGCGGCGAGCCGCAGCGGACCGAAGCCGCCGAGAAGCACCCGACGGCTCCCCTCGCGGCCGAGTGATCGCCTGACGGGCAGGGAGCCTGTCTGCGGGCGGTCGAGGCCTCGCTCACTCGCTCGCCGCACGATCACGCGCACCCTCAGTACACTGCCGCGTTCAGGCACACGAGGTCTCGGCCCAGCAGACAGGCAGGCACGGGCATGGCAGCACGGGCACGTTCCGACGGAGACGGAAGAGTCGAGCGCGGGAACCAGACCCGCAGACTGATCCTGAAACGCAGCGTGGACACGGCGTCCGTCGAAGGACTCGAGGGCCTCTCGCTCGGCCGACTCGCGGCCGAACTCCAGCTCAGTAAGAGCGGGGTGTTCGCCCTCTTCGGGTCCAAGGTGGACCTGCAACTCGCCACGGTCCGGGCGGCGATCGCGATCTACGTCGAACACGTCGTGCTGCCTCCCCATGAGCTGCCGCCCGGTCTCGGCAGGCTCTGGAGGGTGTGCACCTCCTGGCTTCGCTACTCCCGAGGGCGGGTGTTCCCCGGCGGCTGTTTCTTCTACGCCGTCTCGGCGGAGTACGACGCCCGCGAAGGTCCGGTGCACGAGGCCCTCGCCGCAGCCCGCGCCGACTGGACCGGCTTCCTCGAGCGGACGGTCCGTGAGGCACAGCGGGTCGGCGAGGTGCGGGCGGAGGTCGACGGCCCTCAACTCGTCTTCGAGATGATCGCCCTGATGGAGCTGGCGAACGCCGAGTCCGTGATGCACGGCGACGACGGCTACTACGACAAGGCGACCAAGGGCATCATCACCAGACTGCGCGACGCGGCCGTCGACCCCACGCTGCTGCCCGAAGCATCGTCGCCGTCCGACGTCGGCTGAGGTCGACGACCGCATCGCCGGGCTCGACCTCCCGGCAGGATCGGGACCGGACCACGAAGGCCGCAGGACGCACGCGAGCAGCGTGGTGGACATCCCGTCGTGGGGCGAGACCGGCGGCCAGACGACCATCCGCGACGGCCGGGCGGCCTCACGCGGCGGTCTTCGGAACCGCGCTTCCTCGCGGCTCCGTCCGCTGCCCGACTCGCCGCGCCCGCCGTCACGTCGTCACCCCGCTCTCGCGGTGTCGACAGAAGTCGGCGATGCCGTCATCTCGGAGACTCGGAGATCGTGGCGATCGACGAGGCCTTCCAGCACTGCTCGAGGGCGTTCCTGCACCGCCCGCCTGCCATCGCCCCCGCATGACGGCAGGCGTCCTGCCCGGTCCGGCACGGGGGCAGGACGCCTGCGTCCGCTCAGCCGAGCCGCCGCCTCAGCCCTCGCTCGACGCCGCAGGCCTCGGTGTCAGGCGCAGCACGCTGCCTTCGCCGTTCGCCGAGAGGTAGAGCGCGCCGTCCCGATCCACCGCGAGGCCGGTGAACTGCCGGGGCAGGCCCGGCATGCCGTGGCAGAAGAGGGCGGGTTCGGCGCGGGTGATCCCCGGCGGGAGGCCCACCGGAAGGTCCTCGGCGTCGATCCGGTGCTCCCCCGTGCTGAGGCTGATCGCCCGCAGCCGCCGATGCTCGGTCTCCACGACGAACAGCTCGTCGCCCCGGATCGCCAGGCCCTGTGGCGCGCCGAGGTCGTCGGCGACGAGTACCGCCTCGCCGTCGTCGAGCCGGAACACCGCGCCGCGACCGGCATCGCTCACGTGACAGCGCTGCCGGTCGTCGAAGGCCACGTCCACGGGGTGGTCCAACCCGTCCGCGAGCACGGTGACGACGTCGTCCTCATCCACCGCAAGGACCCGGCCGGTTCCCGTCTCGGCGACGACGAGCGAGCCGTCGCCGCGCACGGCCAGGCCTGCGGGCCGATCCAGTCCATCGGCCCGCACCCGCACGGTTCGGGCGACCGGGTCGTAGGTGCACAGCCTGCCGTACTGCGAACTCACGTGCAGCAGGCCCTCGGCGGCGGCGACGCCGTGGACGAAGATCATCATCTCGCGGGTGCGGACGCCGCCCGGCTCCCCGGCCCGACTGCGCGAGCCGTCGAGAACGGCCGGGCCGCCGGGGCCGCCCGCGCTGCCCGAACCCCCGTGCCCCGCCGAAACCGCCGCGCTCGCCGAGTCCACCGGACTCGCAGGTTCCGCCGGACTCGCAGCGTCCGCCGGACTCGCCAGCCGGTAGTGGTCGGCCGCATACACCGTGCCGTCGCCGCCGACCGCCACGCCGAACGGGCCGTCGAGCCCCTGCGGGACGACGTCCCTGGTCCGGCCGTCGACGTGCAGCTCGGCGATG
The Actinoalloteichus fjordicus DNA segment above includes these coding regions:
- a CDS encoding helix-turn-helix domain-containing protein yields the protein MTKRGDLGAYLSARRAAVTPQDVGIVAETGRRRVAGLRREELAAMAGVSVDYYARLEQGRERNPSAGVLNALARVLRLDVHGREHLFRLADVPFHAAPAGSVATASSELRALLDSWPHTPAMILNERLDVLAANRLAEALYSPFRAFDNLVRMTFLDPVAPTFFVDWHRAAEACAANLRTAVAGNGTDSEIGRLVEELHAAVEFRRYWRRHEVRGKTAEAKEFLHPQVGSLTLGFQAFDVRSAPGAQLVVYSAEPASPSADALRLLGAIAATTATLS
- a CDS encoding Atu4866 domain-containing protein, whose amino-acid sequence is MQASDYCGLWVTEDGRIRHRLLPTGRYDEARDQNEHAYQGDYRIDGDHIDYRDDTGFSADGDFVDGVLHHAGMILYRRPDFSPAAGEEIELARRQGPHRPLLFTGARLLTGDPLIGDVERGDVLLAGQTIAGIGPGLLTAADDDGAIVVDCRDTVIIPAVVDLLALHSLRTERADAVGTLVPGAEASFLVLRESDVATIAAGLARQFADSTVLGAVVSRGEVVHWGSRPRPDDRPSVSAEVLAGQTDERRVGTWIDETGFLHQHLGSDGRYDETRGGRPHAFQGRYWIDGDRIDYLDDLGFWAYGDFVDDVLHHAGYTLRRRP
- a CDS encoding amidohydrolase family protein, producing the protein MPTPLPDLGSPGPTTFLFTGGTIVTGSPTIPDLESGDVLVGDGLILAVGPDLRSSPEFADRIAEAVVIDTRGRILAPGFVDTHRHAWQSQLRRSIPDVGDLVSYVTSTLGGAAPAYTPEDMLIGTRLAALAAIDAGITTMLDFSHNARSAAHTDAAVTALIDTGIRGVHASMAPHFGDWDRQWPADLGRVVSRYQGAESGRITVQLAALATDEIAGEHLAYGPHLASVAESLDIGVSIDAVFGASSSRALLDWARRGILHSKVMLIHATGLTDEAWRAVGDTGATVALAPTSEPQIGLESGVPAIDEALAVGVRPGLSIDVEVALAGDMFTQMRALLAVQRMRAVENSPDRANPSARITTRDVLDFATLHGAHTLGLADRTGSVEAGKRADLILVNAESIATMPLNDAVGTLVLGASPADVDAVLVDGVPRKWAGSLVGVDVDAVRDEVTASRDAILRRIGAAAERQAGRG
- a CDS encoding nitroreductase family deazaflavin-dependent oxidoreductase, translating into MTNAADFAKMNEGVIKEFRENEGQVGGMFAGSPLALVHHFGAKSGTERIAPLVYLDDDGRIFIFASKGGDPKHPDWYHNLVATPRTTVEIGNETIEVTATVITGEERDVIYAKQCAVAPQFTDYQNKTTRVIPVVELVRTSG
- a CDS encoding alpha/beta hydrolase produces the protein MAVVQSVASVTLNSLSRVSAALAGRGAYRLMHMPFARSSPRQAERERMGTAHIERMRVGAASVVTYRWGSGERPVLLVHGWQSRGSRLTDLVPGLLDQGHSVITFDAPGHGDSTGRSVTILDYREIITRLQDRYGVFEAIVAHSMGVLGSFDPLSRGVQTRRFVSISGVCDFTHLVEEFCSTLRLRAQVQEQMYRLVGARLFPDLPADRMPFSVTHAADIVSMPVLVIHDEQDDLVEHGHGLRIAAALGDRARLVTTNGLGHRRILGDGEVIRTVLDFVNGGEPQRTEAAEKHPTAPLAAE
- a CDS encoding TetR/AcrR family transcriptional regulator, with product MAARARSDGDGRVERGNQTRRLILKRSVDTASVEGLEGLSLGRLAAELQLSKSGVFALFGSKVDLQLATVRAAIAIYVEHVVLPPHELPPGLGRLWRVCTSWLRYSRGRVFPGGCFFYAVSAEYDAREGPVHEALAAARADWTGFLERTVREAQRVGEVRAEVDGPQLVFEMIALMELANAESVMHGDDGYYDKATKGIITRLRDAAVDPTLLPEASSPSDVG
- a CDS encoding SMP-30/gluconolactonase/LRE family protein, yielding MSAEAFAQPSRFAAAGHSGPTSTRWKIRRLNRPNRLWGSNGVAFGPDGRLYVAQFLAGQISAVDVASGDVEVIVPADGVVQAPDDLAFGADGSMYITDLVPGRVWRRDPRGEFSLVSDQLRVPNGITCVGDRLFVNEMTIDGRLVELFPDGGEPRVLTDGLVMGNAMQLGPDGCLYYPHMLTDQVFRIPLEGGEPELVADEVHEPVAVRFDRGGVLFVLSRGAAGLVTGVDLAGTGSRTVVASGVTGLDNAAFDDENRMFVSSYASGGIAELHVDGRTRDVVPQGLDGPFGVAVGGDGTVYAADHYRLASPADAASPAEPASPVDSASAAVSAGHGGSGSAGGPGGPAVLDGSRSRAGEPGGVRTREMMIFVHGVAAAEGLLHVSSQYGRLCTYDPVARTVRVRADGLDRPAGLAVRGDGSLVVAETGTGRVLAVDEDDVVTVLADGLDHPVDVAFDDRQRCHVSDAGRGAVFRLDDGEAVLVADDLGAPQGLAIRGDELFVVETEHRRLRAISLSTGEHRIDAEDLPVGLPPGITRAEPALFCHGMPGLPRQFTGLAVDRDGALYLSANGEGSVLRLTPRPAASSEG